Proteins encoded within one genomic window of Coleofasciculus chthonoplastes PCC 7420:
- a CDS encoding type I glyceraldehyde-3-phosphate dehydrogenase, whose product MIRVAINGFGRIGRNFARCLLTRENSQLELVGINDTSDPKTNAHLLKYDSMLGTLKADIGYDENSLIVNGKTIKCVSDRNPLNLPWGDWGIDLVIESTGVFVTRDGASKHIAAGAKKVLITAPGKGGDIGTFVVGVNHHDYEHSKHDIVSNASCTTNCLAPVVKVIHEHFGIIKGTMTTTHSYTGDQRILDASHRDVRRARAAAINIVPTSTGAAKAVALVIPDMQGKLNGIAMRVPTPNVSVVDLVAQVEKSTIAEQVNKVFKEESENSLKGILEYNDLPLVSSDYKGHDASSIVDASLTMVMGGDMVKVIAWYDNEWGYSQRVVDLAEHIATQWEG is encoded by the coding sequence GTGATTAGAGTAGCGATCAACGGGTTTGGACGCATCGGACGTAATTTCGCCAGATGTTTACTGACTAGAGAAAATAGTCAGTTGGAGTTAGTGGGCATCAATGATACATCTGATCCCAAGACAAATGCTCATTTGCTTAAATATGACTCCATGCTAGGGACGCTCAAAGCCGACATTGGCTATGACGAAAACTCCCTAATCGTCAATGGCAAAACCATTAAGTGTGTATCGGATCGCAACCCCCTGAACTTGCCTTGGGGTGATTGGGGTATTGACCTAGTCATCGAATCAACCGGGGTGTTCGTTACCAGGGATGGTGCATCTAAGCATATAGCCGCCGGCGCCAAGAAAGTGCTGATTACGGCTCCAGGGAAAGGTGGTGACATCGGCACGTTTGTTGTTGGAGTTAATCATCACGACTACGAACACAGCAAGCATGACATTGTTAGCAATGCGAGTTGTACAACAAACTGTCTGGCTCCTGTGGTCAAAGTGATACATGAACACTTTGGCATCATTAAAGGAACCATGACTACGACTCACAGTTACACGGGGGATCAGCGGATTCTGGATGCGAGTCACCGTGATGTCCGTCGAGCCAGAGCCGCTGCGATCAATATTGTGCCAACCTCGACGGGAGCAGCTAAAGCTGTGGCTTTAGTTATTCCAGATATGCAGGGGAAATTGAATGGGATCGCGATGCGCGTACCTACCCCGAATGTATCGGTTGTGGATTTGGTGGCTCAAGTTGAGAAAAGCACCATTGCTGAGCAGGTAAACAAAGTCTTCAAAGAAGAGTCAGAAAACTCGCTTAAGGGCATTTTGGAATACAACGACTTACCGTTGGTGTCCTCAGACTACAAGGGACATGATGCTTCATCTATTGTCGATGCCAGTCTAACGATGGTAATGGGTGGTGATATGGTTAAAGTCATTGCTTGGTATGACAATGAGTGGGGCTATTCTCAGCGAGTTGTCGATTTGGCTGAGCATATAGCGACGCAGTGGGAAGGTTAA
- the murC gene encoding UDP-N-acetylmuramate--L-alanine ligase has protein sequence MPNIVDLSGKPFHFIGIGGIGMSALAYVLAKRNLPVSGSDIRSTPITQRLQAVGAHLFRDQKATNLEFFRETNVSIYQGASETAIEPEPTGKKIVVPSNRNGVREDHLASCLPQVICSSAINPINSEYKAAVEGGYPIFHRSDLLAALMQDYRSIAVAGTHGKTTTSSLMGYLLLKTGLDPTIVVGGEVDAWQGNARLGKSPFLVAEADESDGSLAKLAPEIGVITNIELDHPDHYQNLDQVIETFKIFADRCQTIVGCIDCQTLRSHFTPTISYSLQRTAGADYSVDRIVYQAEGITARIWEGDQVLGTLQLSLLGQHNLSNALAVVAVGRHLGLEFDAIASALATFEGAKRRFEVRGECKGITFVDDYAHHPSEIQATLAAARLQVELSRRIVAIFQPHRYSRTLTFLSDFAKSFGDADLVVVTDIYSAGEAGVGQITGEQVRAAIADHHERVYYQPTLDEVSQLLAQILQPGDLAIFLGAGNLNQIIPQVIESYQTATPENSTELSQTV, from the coding sequence ATGCCTAATATTGTCGATCTTAGTGGCAAGCCATTCCATTTCATCGGAATTGGTGGAATTGGTATGTCAGCGCTGGCTTACGTTCTAGCCAAACGCAACCTCCCTGTATCTGGGTCTGATATTCGTTCGACGCCGATTACTCAGCGGTTGCAAGCTGTCGGCGCTCATCTGTTTAGAGACCAGAAGGCAACCAATTTGGAATTTTTTAGAGAAACGAATGTCTCCATTTATCAGGGCGCATCAGAAACGGCGATTGAACCGGAACCCACGGGCAAAAAAATTGTCGTCCCCTCAAACCGCAACGGCGTTAGGGAAGACCATCTTGCCTCCTGCTTACCCCAAGTAATATGTTCGAGTGCGATTAATCCAATCAATTCTGAGTACAAAGCGGCTGTAGAAGGCGGCTACCCAATTTTTCATCGCTCCGACTTACTCGCCGCGTTGATGCAAGACTACCGAAGTATTGCCGTTGCTGGAACTCACGGCAAAACCACAACCAGCAGTTTAATGGGATACTTGCTGCTGAAAACGGGTCTAGACCCGACTATCGTGGTTGGGGGAGAAGTGGATGCTTGGCAAGGAAATGCGCGTCTGGGTAAAAGTCCCTTTCTGGTGGCTGAAGCAGATGAATCAGATGGGTCCTTAGCCAAGCTGGCTCCGGAAATTGGCGTGATTACCAATATTGAACTCGATCACCCCGACCATTACCAGAATCTCGACCAGGTTATCGAAACCTTCAAGATTTTTGCCGATCGCTGTCAAACCATAGTCGGTTGTATTGATTGCCAAACATTGCGATCGCATTTCACCCCCACCATCAGCTATAGCCTACAACGCACAGCCGGGGCTGACTACAGCGTGGATCGCATTGTTTATCAGGCAGAAGGCATCACGGCGAGAATTTGGGAAGGCGATCAGGTGTTAGGTACGCTGCAACTGAGTCTGTTAGGTCAACACAATCTCAGCAACGCCTTAGCGGTTGTGGCAGTCGGACGACACCTGGGACTAGAGTTTGACGCGATCGCCTCCGCCCTAGCCACCTTTGAAGGTGCCAAGCGTCGCTTTGAGGTTCGGGGTGAGTGCAAAGGGATTACCTTTGTCGATGACTACGCTCACCATCCCAGTGAAATTCAGGCAACCCTAGCGGCGGCTCGCTTACAGGTTGAATTATCACGCCGTATTGTTGCCATTTTTCAGCCCCATCGCTATAGTCGAACCTTGACATTTTTGTCAGACTTTGCTAAATCATTTGGCGATGCTGATCTCGTCGTGGTCACAGACATTTATAGCGCAGGCGAAGCCGGTGTTGGACAAATTACAGGTGAGCAAGTGCGAGCCGCGATCGCGGATCACCATGAGCGGGTCTACTACCAACCAACCTTAGATGAAGTCTCCCAACTCCTCGCCCAAATCCTGCAACCTGGAGATCTGGCTATCTTTCTCGGTGCGGGAAATTTGAATCAGATTATTCCCCAGGTTATAGAGTCCTACCAGACGGCGACACCTGAGAATTCGACTGAATTGAGTCAAACCGTCTAA
- the murB gene encoding UDP-N-acetylmuramate dehydrogenase, whose product MTLSSYSPGVANTPLCQKTSDKPKLYLPGTDCILRSQVSLASLTSFRVGGPAEWYVAPRRVEDLLASFEWADLQGLPITLLGAGSNLLVSDCGLSGLVVCTRHLRSTQFDPDTGRVTVGAGEPIARLAWQAANHGWQGLEWAVGIPGTVGGAVVMNAGAHQSCAADLLVSVETISPTGVVERLTPQELGFRYRTSILQGGTRFVTQATFQLQPGADPKQVRATTTHHLKQRRDAQPYHLPSCGSVFRNPEPHAAGWLIEQLGLKGYQIGGAQVAERHANFILNCGGAKASDIFQLIRYVQQQVEQHWSLSLEPEVKILGRFQPV is encoded by the coding sequence ATGACCTTGTCATCCTATTCTCCCGGCGTTGCTAACACGCCCCTGTGTCAGAAAACCTCTGACAAGCCTAAGCTTTACTTGCCTGGAACTGACTGTATCCTCCGTTCTCAGGTGTCTTTAGCGAGTTTGACATCCTTTCGCGTGGGGGGTCCCGCCGAGTGGTATGTGGCACCCCGACGGGTCGAGGATCTGCTCGCCAGTTTTGAATGGGCAGATTTGCAGGGATTACCCATAACCTTGTTAGGGGCGGGTTCTAACCTACTGGTTAGCGATTGTGGGTTGTCCGGCTTAGTCGTCTGCACTCGTCATCTCCGTTCTACCCAGTTTGACCCGGATACGGGTCGAGTCACGGTGGGAGCCGGAGAACCAATCGCCCGTTTAGCATGGCAAGCCGCTAATCACGGTTGGCAAGGGTTGGAATGGGCGGTAGGTATTCCGGGAACGGTGGGGGGCGCTGTGGTGATGAATGCCGGTGCCCATCAAAGTTGTGCGGCGGATCTGTTGGTGAGTGTGGAAACTATTTCACCCACCGGAGTCGTGGAGCGGCTAACGCCTCAAGAGTTGGGATTTCGCTATCGCACTTCCATCCTGCAAGGGGGGACTCGCTTCGTGACTCAGGCAACATTTCAGTTGCAACCGGGCGCTGATCCCAAACAAGTTCGAGCGACAACAACTCACCATTTAAAGCAACGGCGTGATGCTCAACCCTATCACTTACCCAGTTGTGGCAGTGTTTTTCGCAATCCCGAACCCCACGCGGCGGGTTGGCTGATCGAGCAATTGGGTTTGAAAGGCTATCAAATTGGCGGCGCTCAAGTGGCAGAACGTCATGCTAACTTTATCTTGAACTGTGGCGGTGCTAAAGCCAGCGATATCTTCCAACTGATTCGTTATGTGCAGCAGCAAGTCGAGCAGCATTGGTCGCTCTCCTTAGAGCCAGAAGTGAAAATCTTAGGACGGTTTCAGCCTGTCTAA
- a CDS encoding YbaB/EbfC family nucleoid-associated protein translates to MTKGQGFGFGLGKMKELAEAFKKAQEVQQGAKQLQEELEQMEIEGSSSDGMVKVFMSGNQEPLRVEIAPDAIAQGAETLSETVTAAMKDAYDKSTTTMRERMEELTSGLNLPGM, encoded by the coding sequence ATGACCAAAGGACAAGGATTCGGCTTCGGTTTAGGCAAGATGAAAGAACTTGCCGAAGCATTCAAAAAAGCCCAAGAGGTACAACAAGGAGCCAAACAGCTTCAAGAAGAATTGGAGCAAATGGAAATTGAAGGCTCCTCTAGCGATGGTATGGTTAAGGTGTTTATGAGTGGGAATCAGGAACCCCTGCGCGTCGAAATTGCTCCAGACGCGATCGCTCAGGGAGCCGAAACCCTATCAGAAACGGTTACAGCCGCCATGAAAGATGCTTATGATAAATCAACCACGACGATGAGGGAACGTATGGAAGAACTCACCAGTGGGCTAAATCTGCCAGGGATGTAA
- the xseA gene encoding exodeoxyribonuclease VII large subunit yields MTNTNSLLPEATLSVAGLTDYIQELLEQDTQLQKVWVIGEVSSANRHRSGMFFTLRDLEGKASIQCVVWNSVLSKLVQLPQSGEQLIALGSIRIYPQRGQYQLMVWQALPGGEGLQALRYNQLRQRLAAEGLFDAQNKRPLPTHPQTIAVVTSPQAAAWGDIRRTLRQRYPGLSVLFSPAQVQGDLAPESIVTAIERVERDGRAELVILSRGGGASEDLVGFDDERVVRAIANCSIPVLTGIGHQRDESLADLVADFCAHTPTAAAERAVPELATLITEHQQRQEALHEAVTQHLDTSRNQLHQLKNRLQRLPLNRQLQQEHHAIAQQRQRLIHSTSWRISQATQHCQFLGQKLATLDPTNVLKRGYAVVRTEQGKIARNATSLVPGEELQIQLAEGQINVQVTEIID; encoded by the coding sequence ATGACTAATACCAATTCATTACTTCCAGAGGCAACTCTTTCGGTGGCAGGGTTAACCGACTATATTCAGGAGCTGTTAGAGCAGGATACCCAACTCCAGAAGGTTTGGGTGATTGGAGAAGTCTCTAGTGCCAACCGTCATCGGAGTGGTATGTTTTTTACCCTGCGAGATTTAGAGGGTAAGGCATCCATTCAATGCGTGGTTTGGAACTCTGTGCTAAGTAAGCTGGTGCAACTTCCTCAATCTGGAGAACAGTTGATTGCTTTAGGCAGTATCCGGATTTATCCGCAACGGGGACAATATCAGCTTATGGTTTGGCAGGCATTGCCCGGAGGAGAAGGGTTACAGGCACTGCGCTACAATCAACTGCGCCAACGATTGGCGGCGGAAGGATTATTTGATGCCCAAAACAAACGCCCTTTACCCACACATCCGCAAACGATCGCCGTCGTTACTTCACCGCAAGCCGCCGCTTGGGGAGATATTCGCCGCACCCTGCGACAACGGTATCCAGGATTATCGGTGTTGTTTTCTCCGGCACAAGTGCAAGGGGATTTGGCACCGGAATCCATCGTGACAGCGATTGAGCGAGTTGAGCGAGATGGGAGGGCTGAGTTAGTGATTCTGTCGCGAGGGGGTGGCGCATCGGAGGATTTGGTGGGCTTTGATGATGAGCGAGTGGTAAGAGCGATCGCGAACTGTTCAATTCCAGTATTAACGGGGATTGGTCATCAACGGGATGAATCCTTAGCCGATTTAGTGGCTGATTTTTGCGCTCATACACCTACAGCCGCCGCCGAACGAGCCGTGCCAGAGTTGGCAACCCTGATCACTGAACATCAGCAACGTCAGGAGGCGTTACATGAGGCAGTAACTCAGCATTTGGATACCTCTCGCAACCAATTACACCAACTCAAAAACCGTCTCCAACGCTTACCCCTTAACCGACAGTTACAGCAGGAACACCATGCGATCGCGCAGCAGCGACAGCGATTAATTCACAGCACATCTTGGCGTATAAGTCAAGCCACTCAACATTGCCAATTTCTGGGGCAAAAGTTAGCCACCCTTGACCCGACCAATGTTTTAAAACGAGGATATGCGGTGGTACGGACGGAACAAGGAAAAATTGCTCGCAACGCGACGAGTCTCGTTCCTGGAGAAGAATTACAGATTCAATTAGCAGAAGGGCAAATCAATGTTCAAGTCACAGAAATCATTGATTAG
- the recA gene encoding recombinase RecA — translation MATQITNSPEKEKALNLVLNQIERTFGKGSIMRLGDATRMKVETISSGAITLDLALGGGLPRGRIIEIYGPESSGKTTLALHAVAEVQKSGGVAAFVDAEHALDPTYSSALGVDIANLLVSQPDSGESALEIVDQLVRSAAVDIVVIDSVAALVPRAEIEGEMGDTQVGLQARLMSKALRKIAGNIGKSGCTVIFLNQLRQKIGITYGSPEVTTGGNALKFYCSVRLDIRRIQTLKKASEGEYGIRAKVKVAKNKVAPPFRIAEFDIIFGQGISRLGCLVDLAEQTGVINRKGAWYSYNGDNIAQGRDNSVRYIEENPEIAATIEQQVREQLDMGAMVSANSINPDENDEQEEEQENFEED, via the coding sequence ATGGCTACCCAAATCACCAACAGTCCCGAAAAGGAAAAAGCCCTGAACTTGGTACTCAACCAGATTGAGCGTACCTTTGGCAAAGGTTCGATTATGCGCTTGGGAGATGCCACCCGCATGAAGGTGGAAACCATCTCCAGTGGTGCAATTACTCTAGATTTAGCCTTGGGTGGTGGCTTGCCCAGAGGACGGATTATCGAGATTTACGGACCAGAAAGTTCTGGAAAGACAACCCTCGCCTTGCACGCCGTCGCAGAAGTGCAGAAGTCCGGTGGAGTAGCCGCATTTGTCGATGCGGAACATGCCCTCGACCCTACCTACTCATCAGCGTTAGGGGTTGACATTGCGAACCTTTTAGTCTCTCAACCGGATAGTGGTGAATCGGCTCTGGAAATCGTCGATCAGCTAGTGCGATCGGCGGCTGTGGATATTGTTGTGATTGACTCAGTAGCCGCCTTGGTGCCTCGTGCAGAAATTGAAGGTGAAATGGGCGATACCCAAGTGGGATTGCAGGCGCGTCTGATGAGTAAGGCGCTACGCAAAATTGCTGGGAATATTGGCAAATCGGGCTGCACCGTCATTTTCCTCAATCAGTTGCGACAAAAAATTGGTATCACCTACGGCTCTCCAGAAGTCACAACAGGCGGTAATGCGCTTAAGTTCTATTGTTCAGTCCGCTTAGATATTCGCCGGATTCAAACGCTTAAGAAAGCCAGCGAAGGGGAATATGGAATTCGCGCTAAGGTCAAGGTAGCAAAAAATAAAGTTGCGCCACCCTTCCGAATTGCTGAGTTTGACATTATCTTTGGACAAGGGATTTCCCGGTTAGGATGTCTGGTTGACTTGGCTGAACAAACAGGAGTGATTAACCGCAAGGGAGCTTGGTATAGTTACAACGGCGATAATATTGCCCAAGGTCGTGACAATAGTGTCAGGTATATTGAAGAGAATCCTGAAATTGCCGCGACTATTGAACAACAAGTGCGCGAACAGCTTGATATGGGAGCTATGGTTTCAGCGAATTCCATCAATCCAGACGAAAACGATGAGCAAGAGGAAGAACAAGAAAATTTTGAGGAAGATTAA
- a CDS encoding FHA domain-containing protein — protein MEIEQRLGLYQVFLKLYEYHRGLLDEILQLEKTGHKTFSSRTVRFVTGIVQSQRPCLMTNLVEGKTQTLFQPQGIWTIGRDRQLAISIPDPHLSRHHAAIYYLPNKGYYLVDFKSTNGTYVNGEPVHGHISLKDGDCIRLSTLAFYFFLCNDTQKLNPTSPEIIAKLKASKASSSVEASSSSKRKAPDEDLELPAKAKGSEGDYHKGTSRFLQELSKLEELSGEPALPKLNSHQRAEILDRFFSRQIPNP, from the coding sequence ATGGAAATCGAACAACGATTGGGTCTATACCAGGTTTTCCTGAAGCTCTACGAGTATCATCGAGGTCTACTCGATGAAATCCTCCAGCTTGAAAAAACGGGACATAAAACGTTCTCGAGTCGAACAGTTCGCTTTGTCACGGGTATTGTTCAAAGTCAGCGACCTTGTCTGATGACCAATCTGGTAGAGGGAAAAACCCAAACCCTGTTTCAGCCTCAGGGAATTTGGACTATCGGTCGCGATCGCCAATTGGCAATATCGATTCCAGATCCCCACTTATCCCGTCATCATGCGGCGATTTACTATTTGCCAAACAAAGGATATTACCTCGTCGATTTTAAAAGCACGAATGGCACCTATGTCAACGGTGAACCAGTCCACGGGCATATATCGCTTAAAGATGGCGATTGCATTCGACTCAGCACCCTGGCGTTTTACTTTTTCCTCTGCAACGACACCCAAAAGCTCAACCCCACCTCTCCCGAAATTATCGCGAAGCTGAAAGCCTCCAAAGCCTCTTCCTCTGTAGAAGCCTCCTCATCCTCAAAACGAAAAGCCCCAGATGAAGATTTGGAGTTACCTGCAAAAGCCAAAGGCTCTGAAGGGGACTATCACAAAGGGACATCACGATTTTTACAAGAACTATCAAAGTTAGAAGAATTATCTGGAGAACCTGCCTTACCTAAATTAAATTCCCATCAACGCGCAGAAATTTTAGACCGATTTTTCAGTCGGCAAATTCCCAATCCGTAA
- a CDS encoding DUF3493 domain-containing protein, which produces MTHSTPNNRQPQSKPKSRQMSPEKYARLKAEAKAPYRGLRKFIYVAFAASGFIGGLVFLAQLIAGREVGTAFPNLALQVGIVALMIWLFRLEQRAERKP; this is translated from the coding sequence ATGACCCATTCAACTCCAAACAATCGCCAGCCCCAGTCAAAACCCAAATCCCGACAGATGAGTCCGGAAAAATACGCTCGACTGAAAGCTGAGGCAAAAGCGCCCTACCGAGGACTGAGAAAATTCATCTATGTGGCATTTGCTGCCTCTGGCTTTATTGGCGGACTTGTTTTCCTGGCACAGTTAATTGCAGGTCGAGAAGTGGGGACAGCATTTCCCAATCTGGCGCTACAAGTTGGCATCGTCGCCCTAATGATTTGGCTATTTCGTCTAGAACAACGGGCAGAGCGTAAGCCATAG
- the stpA gene encoding glucosylglycerol 3-phosphatase — protein sequence MSVSPQLLPHEHTLSLKTEVLADVLINVENILIIQDLDGVCMGLVKDPLTRVIDRNYVKATQAFEGHFYVLTNGEHIGERGVNGIIERAFGNPAEVKAKGLYLPGLAGGGVQWQDRQGNVSHPGVSEAELEFLAEVPPTIKRRLRRFFEQKSTAAEIENLEECIQASVLENKASPSANLNTFYDQLREYPQIYMDLQKDMQNLMQELLQEAQIKGLGDSFFVHYAPNLGRDLNGQELLRPAQAQDSGTTDFQFMLQGAIKEAGVLGLLNRYYFQRTGSYPLGEDFNVRQAPKTLEELLALVKANFDPKDMPLMIGVGDTVNSSVEDIQGRVTVRRGGSDRNFLQLIQNIGQELNTGNIIVYIDSSQGEVKNRKPVKIGQHETSGDEIVVLEGPGDVRDVDEPLTLNFVFHKGHQQYSQFFQKAAREREASDQR from the coding sequence ATGAGTGTTTCTCCTCAACTTCTTCCCCATGAGCATACTCTATCCTTAAAGACTGAAGTCCTTGCCGATGTTTTAATCAATGTAGAAAATATCCTAATTATCCAAGATTTAGATGGCGTCTGTATGGGACTGGTTAAAGACCCATTAACGCGAGTGATTGACCGAAACTATGTCAAAGCAACCCAGGCATTTGAGGGTCATTTTTATGTCCTGACCAATGGAGAACATATTGGAGAACGAGGAGTCAATGGTATTATTGAACGCGCCTTTGGTAATCCGGCTGAGGTTAAGGCAAAGGGGCTGTATCTCCCCGGTCTAGCAGGTGGCGGTGTGCAATGGCAAGACCGTCAAGGGAATGTATCTCATCCAGGTGTCAGTGAAGCAGAATTAGAGTTTTTAGCCGAAGTTCCGCCGACGATTAAACGACGGTTACGCCGCTTTTTTGAGCAAAAAAGTACAGCCGCAGAAATTGAAAACTTGGAGGAATGTATCCAGGCTTCTGTTCTGGAAAATAAGGCTTCCCCTAGTGCGAATCTAAATACGTTTTACGACCAACTACGCGAATATCCTCAAATTTATATGGACTTGCAAAAAGATATGCAAAATCTGATGCAAGAACTGTTACAAGAGGCACAGATAAAAGGGTTAGGCGATTCGTTTTTTGTTCATTATGCTCCCAACTTAGGCAGAGATTTAAACGGACAAGAACTCTTACGCCCAGCTCAAGCGCAAGATTCTGGCACAACTGATTTTCAGTTTATGCTGCAAGGGGCAATTAAAGAAGCGGGTGTATTAGGACTTTTAAATCGTTATTATTTTCAACGGACGGGTTCCTATCCATTAGGGGAAGACTTTAATGTGCGACAAGCGCCAAAAACGCTGGAGGAATTACTAGCGTTAGTTAAAGCGAATTTCGACCCGAAAGATATGCCGTTGATGATTGGCGTTGGAGATACAGTAAATAGCTCTGTGGAAGACATACAGGGACGAGTAACCGTTCGCCGAGGCGGGAGCGATCGCAACTTTTTACAACTGATTCAAAATATTGGTCAGGAGTTAAATACAGGCAATATTATCGTCTATATCGATAGTAGCCAAGGTGAAGTCAAAAATCGCAAACCTGTGAAAATTGGTCAGCATGAAACCTCTGGCGATGAAATTGTTGTACTCGAAGGTCCTGGTGATGTTCGTGATGTCGATGAGCCTTTAACCTTAAACTTTGTCTTTCACAAAGGTCATCAACAGTACAGTCAATTTTTTCAAAAGGCGGCGCGAGAAAGAGAAGCGAGTGATCAGCGATAG
- a CDS encoding NUDIX hydrolase, translating to VVIVTIQAGKFLLPIPTYRPGVGEATLDFPGGRVNSEQTPITAVPGILSRELGVSEEAIANLTPLNSTGWAINSSFSNQYLYGFVAELDPTVAVNPNRIGITYPTTSAGIHSLLQDLTCLQCRAVLLEWQSQRIIAEG from the coding sequence AGTTGTCATCGTCACGATTCAGGCGGGGAAATTTCTACTTCCTATACCAACCTATCGCCCTGGTGTCGGAGAAGCGACGCTGGATTTTCCCGGTGGACGAGTCAATTCTGAACAAACCCCCATCACCGCCGTTCCTGGAATCTTAAGTCGGGAATTAGGAGTCTCTGAAGAGGCGATCGCAAACCTAACTCCTCTCAATTCTACAGGCTGGGCAATTAATAGCTCCTTCTCGAACCAATATCTCTACGGTTTCGTTGCTGAACTTGACCCCACAGTCGCCGTGAACCCTAACCGAATCGGCATTACCTACCCCACCACATCCGCCGGAATTCACTCCCTCCTGCAAGATTTAACCTGTCTCCAGTGTCGCGCTGTATTGCTAGAGTGGCAGAGTCAGAGGATTATCGCTGAAGGATGA
- a CDS encoding homoserine dehydrogenase: MAFKIGLLGLGTVGTGTAKILQDPTGRNPLLQTIDIHRVGVRSLDKPRSVKVPSEVMTTDLESIVTDPEIDIIVELLGGLEPARSLILNAISHGKHIVTANKAVIARYGAEIFTAAEEKGVYVLLEAAVGGGIPVIQPLKQSLGVNQIHSITGIVNGTTNYILTRMESEGGEFADILADAQKLGYAEADPTADVEGLDAADKIAILASLAFAGRIKLEDVHCEGIRQVSAADIAYAQNLGFVIKLLAVAKREARVATSEPESEMLQIRVHPTLVPQAHPLASIHGVYNAILVEGEPLGQVMFFGPGAGSGPTASAVVSDILNIAAVLKTAGETHHLHPLLSCVHQHYCSIAPISELVTRFYARIMTKDRPSVIGHLGISFGNHGVSLESVVQIGFQNELAEIVVVTHDVREGNFRKALAEIQALEAVDSIPSILRVL, encoded by the coding sequence GTGGCTTTTAAAATTGGTTTATTGGGACTGGGAACAGTTGGTACGGGAACAGCAAAAATTTTACAAGACCCCACGGGTCGAAATCCCCTGCTGCAAACGATTGACATTCATCGAGTCGGCGTGCGATCGCTCGATAAACCGCGATCAGTGAAAGTGCCGTCTGAAGTGATGACGACGGACTTGGAGTCAATTGTCACTGACCCAGAGATTGATATTATCGTGGAATTACTAGGGGGACTAGAACCCGCGCGATCGCTAATCCTCAACGCCATTTCCCACGGAAAGCATATCGTCACCGCCAATAAAGCCGTTATCGCCCGCTATGGGGCAGAAATCTTTACCGCCGCCGAAGAGAAAGGCGTCTATGTTCTCTTAGAAGCGGCGGTGGGTGGCGGTATCCCGGTGATTCAACCCCTAAAACAGTCTTTAGGCGTCAATCAAATTCACAGCATTACCGGAATTGTCAACGGCACCACCAACTACATTCTCACCCGGATGGAAAGCGAGGGCGGAGAATTTGCCGATATTCTGGCAGATGCCCAAAAATTAGGCTATGCCGAAGCTGATCCCACCGCCGATGTTGAAGGGTTAGACGCCGCTGATAAAATTGCCATCCTCGCCTCCTTAGCCTTTGCCGGACGGATTAAGTTAGAAGACGTTCACTGTGAAGGGATTCGCCAAGTCAGCGCCGCCGATATCGCCTACGCCCAGAACTTAGGGTTTGTGATTAAACTCCTGGCGGTAGCCAAGCGAGAGGCGAGGGTTGCCACCAGTGAACCCGAATCAGAAATGCTACAGATTAGAGTACATCCAACTCTGGTTCCTCAAGCCCATCCCCTGGCGAGTATTCATGGGGTTTACAATGCGATTCTGGTGGAAGGAGAACCCTTGGGACAAGTGATGTTCTTCGGTCCCGGTGCTGGTTCAGGTCCCACGGCGAGTGCGGTGGTATCGGATATTCTGAATATTGCAGCGGTGTTGAAAACGGCGGGAGAAACCCATCACCTGCATCCTTTATTAAGTTGTGTTCATCAACACTATTGCAGCATCGCCCCAATTTCAGAATTAGTCACTCGATTTTATGCCCGAATTATGACCAAAGATAGACCGAGTGTGATTGGTCATCTGGGTATTAGTTTTGGTAATCATGGGGTGAGTTTAGAGTCAGTCGTACAAATTGGCTTCCAGAACGAGTTAGCTGAAATTGTGGTTGTCACCCATGATGTTCGGGAAGGAAACTTCCGCAAAGCATTAGCCGAAATTCAGGCGTTAGAAGCGGTTGATAGTATTCCTAGTATTTTGAGAGTGCTGTAG